GACCCGCATGTTGGCCTTTTTTACCGTGGCCATCGTGATGGTCAGCAAAGGCCATGTTCAGGGGCAGCGCGAATGCAGCCACCGCCAGTAATTGAATCAGTAGTTTCATAAATCCTCCAAAAGAAAAAAGTATTTTTTGTAAGGGGAGGACTAAAAAGTCACCGCTCAGGCGAAAACGCTGCATTTGCCTGCGGCAAATACACGCGAAACGACCTATTCAGGCCAGTTTCCGCCTGCGCGCCGCGCCCGTTGAGCGCGGTTCGCGACTTTTTAGACCTCCCCCACTTGCGGCGGAAGGTTCGGCGGGGCAATGGTTAATGAAATTAAGATAGCGTCTACGTTTTCAATGGGCAGCGTCACCCGGGCGGGGCGTGAAAAGGCGAATAGCGCCTGCGACTGTGCCGGGTTATAGCAATGCAGTGTGCAGCAGGGTTTGGCTTTCTCTTTACCTGAGCCGGCTTGGTCGCCTTCAGCAGGTTGGTTGCCCTTTTCGGAATGGCAGCTTTTTTTTGCAGTTGAAACCGTTTCGCTGCCGGTCGCGCATGGGTACAGACTGACCGCCCCGAACAGAAAGATAGCTGCGGAGATAAGCCAAGTGCAGGCCTTTATCTTGCTTCTCACCTTGGGTCAACTTATCAGAATTCAGTGCTGGCGGCAATTAAGTTTACGCTTCAGGCGTCGAATTATGCCTCTTCGCATGGGCCAGCTGAAAACGGATTCTGCCCAATGAAGGTGTAGCCATGCAAAGCCGCCGCAAAAAAGAAAAAACTCCCCCGCCGCTCTATGACCGGGCAGTTGCGCTCGCAGCACGCCGCCTGCGCAGTGCGTCCGAATTAAAGAAGAAGCTTGTGGGCGAAGGTTATGACGAAGACGAAGTCGATGTAGCATTGCAGCGGCTAGGCGAAGTACACCTCATCGACGACAACCTCGTCGCGCACTCGATCTCGCGCCGTTATGCGGACCGCGGCAACCGCTTCATTGTGCAGAAAATGAAAGAGAAGGGCGTCGCCGCTGAACAAGAGTCGGCAATCGAGAACCTCGCTGATGAATACGAGCGTGCGCTCGCGGCGGGCCAGAAGAAACTGCGCAGCCTCGGCAAATTTGAGCCAAGAGTGCAGGGGCAGAAGCTCTACCAGCACCTGGCAATGCGCGGCTTTGCGGGGTCGGTTGTTCAAAAGGTTGTGCGCGAACTGACTCGCCTCGACGATATTGAATGACCCCTTTGGGCCTTTCTCTCATTGCGTGCTGAAGCGATAGGTGATTTCGAGTTGGCCTTCAACTTTTCTGCCCGGTTCGTATTGCAGAATGATCTCGCGGCCACTGTAGTCGATTTCAGCCGCCGCCGGTGCAATGCCGCGCGGCATACCCGCCACCACGACCGGAATCAGATATAACGTCTTCAGTGGCTGCTCATTGCCCGGGGCGAGCAGATGTAGCCGCGCCTCGCCCGAAAGCAGGCCATGGACCCTGACTTCAAACGATTCAACGCCTGCGGGCAGCTGCACTTTCAGCGTGCGCGGCTTTTCCGCATCGTCGATCACGAGCGATTTTTCGCGGCACGCAGTAACCAAGAGCACCGCCGAAAGCAGAACTAGATGAAAACGCAGCATGGGGTATGCTGCCACATGGCGATGCGCGGACAAATGTTTTGCCTCGTTCATGAGGCATGCCTTTCGGCCGCCGCACAACGTTTTGAGAATGAACCGTCAGGGTGCCGCGGTATTCAGTCGCCCTATGAGGTCAGCCTCAGACAACTTGCGTATCGAGCCGAATGCATATGACGGTGCCTGGCCCAAGGGTGTGCCCGAACCCAGGCCAACATAGACGTCACCCTGTGTTCCCATGACCATAAAATTGAGAATGTTCCAAAAATTATTCGCATAGACTTTTTCGGCCATGCGCACCTTGCCGTCGGGCGAGAATAGGGCCGATGTGAGCGGGCTGTCCATAGATGAACCTGATATCAAAATGCGTTGGCTCGGCAGAATCTCGACGCGCGCCGTGTAGGTGCCTTGCCCCACGTCTATGATGGCCGAACGTGTGCCGTTAGGTTCAATGCAAATCAGAAAGGCTGCAGGCAGGCGCAAGGTCTTCTTGCCAAAGCGCACTCCCTGGTCGGCCGACCAGCCAAGCACCCACGTTTTACCCGCTGCGTTGATAGCAAGATCATAAGCATGATCGAGGGTCGGGCTGATA
The sequence above is a segment of the Turneriella parva DSM 21527 genome. Coding sequences within it:
- a CDS encoding regulatory protein RecX, coding for MQSRRKKEKTPPPLYDRAVALAARRLRSASELKKKLVGEGYDEDEVDVALQRLGEVHLIDDNLVAHSISRRYADRGNRFIVQKMKEKGVAAEQESAIENLADEYERALAAGQKKLRSLGKFEPRVQGQKLYQHLAMRGFAGSVVQKVVRELTRLDDIE